TGATTGATATCGAGTGCCGAAATCGGCTCATCGAGCAACAGGCACTCCGTATCTTGCGCGATCAGCATGGCAAGAAAGGTGCGCTGACGTTCGCCACCCGACAGCGTATCGACAATGCGATCAGCCATCGCCGTCAGCGACGTCAGCTGCAGCGCCTGCATCACTTTGGCCCTGTCCGTGCTGGAGAAGCGCCCGAGCGCGCCATGCCAGGGATACCGTCCGAGAGCAACAACTTCCTTTACGGTCATTCCGTCTGTATCCGGCGTCTGTTGCGGCAGATAGGCAACCTTGCGGGCGTATTCCTTCGACCGGAATGATTTGAGCTGCTGACCCAGGCATTCCGCGCTTCCGGTCGTGGGTGACTGAAAGCGCGCCAGTATCTTGAGCAATGTCGACTTTCCGGAACCATTGTGGCCCAGGATGCCGACGACCTCGCCACGCGGAACGTCCAGCGTCAACGGATGGAGGAGAACTCTCCCATCGATATCATAACCGACCCCATTGAGCGAAAAG
Above is a genomic segment from Phyllobacterium zundukense containing:
- a CDS encoding ATP-binding cassette domain-containing protein: MNGTSFSLNGVGYDIDGRVLLHPLTLDVPRGEVVGILGHNGSGKSTLLKILARFQSPTTGSAECLGQQLKSFRSKEYARKVAYLPQQTPDTDGMTVKEVVALGRYPWHGALGRFSSTDRAKVMQALQLTSLTAMADRIVDTLSGGERQRTFLAMLIAQDTECLLLDEPISALDINHQIEVMRLIQMLAHEHNRSVLIVLHDINMAARYCDRLIALSGGKLVAHDETEALITADRLDAIYGVRMGIFRHPETQTPISYVL